TCGCAAATAGCtagttattacaaatttaatacgtTCTAGTTCAAGTTTGTGCAAGTCTACTTTTGGATCAGTTTTAGATAGTTTGGCAAGGTTTCCTTCCATTCCTTTTATTTGTTCTAGCAAACATTCAACATAATCTGTCTGATGTGGCAGTATTTCTGGGCTAAATTTTTCGTTTAACCATGCCCGttcaacattttgtaataCCTTCTGAGCAGTCATTTCTTCTTGATTTTCATCATCCTCATCGTCTATTAACTCACGGATATCAATGTCCATGAtagttctaaaataaaaatggatatAGATCACTTGGTGAAAAAAACTTAGTGTATATAAACAAATGATAACTAACTAATACTAACATACTGTTATTTATTGCAATCGATGGAAACAaagaaaacaacattttataattttttttattattaagtatatctattgataatataaatagtataactataaaatatgttttattatgaattaaaatatactaccgatgatagacatttttattgatgtatatGTAACAAAGAGTATATCAATTATTCAAGATCATTTAAGATCCAATGTTTGAACTATGATTTACTGTTCCAGTTACAATGGgaacttaaaatttgttgGGATTTTCCACTGGGATTTTTTTTAGGAGGGGCAATGCTaggattttttatataataaataataatttgtctgtaaatattcaatttaagacatatttttgaaaagccaGGGGGGGCAAATGCCCCAGCTTGCCCCTCTTGCGGGCGCCAATGACGTAACATGAagtcaaacaaaaaattgcaTAAGTGTTGCAATGCACTGTTTGTAGTAGAATtgggttatatttttatagccaACCATCAATGATCAACAATGCGACATCCAGCAACAGATGCATGGATAACAAGTATATCCGATTACTTAGATTCAAATACACTATAAAATTTCTCCAAAATATCAATTCCAACCAAAAGGAATTTGTAAACTTGTTGAATACCCCTATATTGTTGATGTTTTCAAACTGTAATCGAGTgccattattgtattataatatattcccaACTAATcctgtatacaaaaattagtatatatcACAAATAAGATTAAAgatgttttaatttcagtcctataacaaaactaataggattttaaaatgtcaatcaGACAAAATCTTCATAAAATTgtcaaacatttatattaattaaatacattaatcctttaacataataattaatatgttatgataatttacatttttgtagtACCAACAATAcgtaaaatttatacttatactttttaatcaaACATAAAACTACAAAGTGcgtaacaaacataaaatggggtattctattaaaaattaatacatccattaatcacataatttttatataacatactaattataaataatattgatttttatgttattaaggtaataatattgaaagaaattactgtaaatataccaccataaattaaatatattattatatttaatacgaaaAGTTATGTTCACTAAAGTATGATTAATGTGCtataaattttagttgaaaaattagaactattttatataccaataaaacttatttgaaattttgaatatgtCTACCAATTATCATAGggaaattatgatataataatagttcatctaataatattcaaaacaatacatattaaatattaaactttcaattaaacgttttcaatgaaaaatttaatttaaaaaaatatatttaaagccAAGAAGATCAAAGAAAACTGTTAAAATTTGACTAGGTATTCAATATTCAgtgttgtattaaaatgtatctgtataatatataacatcactgttttttgtcaaaattaggAAATCAAAAACTGTGATCAATAACTGATGCAAACTTCGTGTTCAACTCTTCATTGTGTACCAACTACCAAttcaatttattctaaaaccATTATTGTTTAACTGCCTGTAGGTAGTATGAATTTGTGTTTAcagtttagatttttttttcacgacTAAACAGCACAAAAGCATACATTTTcggtataacaaattattaacaataaagttacaacaaaatgtatacttaaatatacttacgTTTTAACTTAGTTTTTCCAAAAGTGAACGGATAGCTGTTAGCCTGTCTgaactttgaaatttaaacttacTATAGAAGTATAATCATagagtaattatattacatattattaatctatGAGCATAATGAACGTTGTTTACTAGTAGTAGTTAGtagataaaatagataaagttTAGTTTATACTTTGTTTTACTTGAATGTTTCCCTAAACGACCCAAACTCTTCAGCCTTCTTAACCTAAAAAGCGCGGTAAATAGTTGAAAATCAGagatcaattttttatgaatatcggTCTATTAGAGATAATTATTGCACAGATTTACCGGTTTCGtacatatttagtatttacgtTTCTATATtccaatttgtttatttatttcatttatttactttacaaCAAAAATGATATCGTATCATCGGGAATGATAAGGCTCAAAATGATGagctaaaacattttttgaaaaaggtATCGTTTATTTGTGACGTGTCTCatatacgataaaaaatagaaacctcttgaatacttttaataactaCTTACAATGTAGTTAATAGTTtaagttagttttatttttgttggtctaatatttattagatatacaaCTTTCATTTATGACTCAGTTGCCCAAATCCGTTAACGTTACTGAGAAACGAATGGAAGATGGTTTACACTCCTTCAGGGCCATCGCATTCTTGGTCTTGTGGTATTTTTTCAGTGggtgtacattatttttgaacaagTACATCCTTTCTTATTTAAATGGAGATCCTACAATACtgggtaaatattattgccatgcacaatattaaatagataaaagtttttacatttgattttttatatattttaaggagCATCTCAAATGATTATGACTACTGTTTGTGGCTTTGTCCAACTGTATTTACCATGTGGAATGTATAAACAACCAATACATCGATCAAAAAGACCTCCAAACTTTTATATCCATATGTGCTTAGTTGGTTGTACACGgtagttttattatgtttacatatttaaatttatttccacaaacgataacatttattttttttttacagatttatTACAGTACTTTTAGGACTCATTTCACTCAATTATGTAGCTGTAAGTTTTACAGAAACAATTAAAAGTTCAGCTCCAATATTTACTGTATTCATTTCAAAACTGTTATTAGGTATGATGAATATGGcattaatatacacattttgtttaagaaagtaaaaaacaatatcaattgtgtacatagataatatatattgtttatttatcatttaaaatttaaatatttaatgtaacaaGTGCTTTATCAgacattcataaataatttaaatctcatatgaaaattgaaataagaaaaatttcacaattaatagaaaaaaagatgGTCAAATGGGTAATGCTCTACTGTACAGTAAATATCGAGTGGACCTCGGATACagagtaggtcactataatggatgtgttcaatttgaatgcaatgataggtatcattatatatttataaacaaaaatgattcGGAATGGACacgatttgtcagcctaggatgtATTTTCCACTGGGTGGAAAAAGGggcttatgttttaatgacctaaCACTTAATACTCCAAAATTAGATCATTTGATAgtaaatctttattatattgtggatTTTtgatttcgtcaaaatttaaactttaacttaagacaaaaatatttttatttggagAATACACaacttcttttaaaattattgtaacccaaacttatttttttttatttaactaatcgaatatttacaatttgtatacaacaaaactataatatataatacatatgaataataatacattttaacggGGTTTGACGCCTTGAGTGAAGTAGGTGTCCATTGATTTATAGAAAAcctcatattaaattttcaatcctTGGCTACTACTTCATGAtctttcatacatttttaactacaaaataatttgtaaatattcatgattttgatgaattttgtcaataattaaacttcagaccctaataaaaaaaaaaattgtgcatttatatttttataatttttgaaccattataatattactttatgaggaacttaatattaaattaaatttttaattattttgacttaactaaaataaatttatcaacatctataaaatatatatatatatatatttcaaatgcatTTAATTAGACTGAAAATaggtgaaatattttgaaaattaaattatgtaaagaaaatgacaaTCTTAACAACTAGTGAAAGTTACAAGTATCTactacttatactttttgtaaaataacaaatatttataatcgtttGAAGATAAATCATTTGTTActcgatttcgtaaaaatttaaaattcagaagCTCATAACCTTTTTTCCTAAACTGACGATTTGAGTTTTCTctagttatttaaaagaaaactttatgttgaattttttaacttttttaacttcagatataattattaaaaattttatgcaTTATCAACTGCAAAATTACTAACCAATTTTTCAGGTTTTTAACATACTTCCTTATACTGTATGTAGACAACATTAATACagacatttggtgaaaatttacaagtatttacagttatttgttcgttataattgtataataaaatcgattttttcgaAAACTTGTTTTACAGAAAAGTTTACGTTTTCCTATCActtttttgtggttttttccgatttttttgaaaactactgaaactttttacttttgacctttaTTGTGTATCAAGGAGGATATTTAATTTGCTACCGGAAACCACCCttgaagtttaaattgaaacattattttgacaagttatcatgtatactgtatacactaaaaaaaaaaaaaaacccttgcagaatcaatacattctttactctattcagaatctaaatctaaatttttataatattcattattgatctaatgatatacaaaataattcacacaatattccaaatatttttctaattgaaaatataattgattgtattaagtaaaatatttttattttaggagaACAAACAAGCATTTTGGTAAGCCTATCTTTAGTTCCTATAATGGTTGGACTGGCTTTATGTTCTTCAAATGAAATTTCATTTAACCTACCAGGATTTATAGCTGCCCTTGCAACCAATTTTACCGagtggtaataatattattaaggttacttttgtttttttcaaatttttagttttatttattcaatttttccatagtttacaaaatgtttactcAAAAATGCTAATTAGTGgtgataaattcaaatatacgtGAGTAcctataaactaatttaaatttcaaatacattttaattaagtattttttttttttaaagacctgctgaattacaatattatacaagtttagcttcaattataattcaaattcctGTGTCATTAGTGTTAGTTGACATCAAATATGCGGTTTCTAATACTAGTTTATATCTTTTActgatgtttatattaaatggagTGTTTTTCCATTTTCAAAGTATTACAGCATACGTTCTTATGGATTATATAAGTCCAGTtacctataggtaataatcaatttaatttttaatgttttattcagattcaaaatataaatttaatatttcatacactTTAGCGTGGCAAATACTGTTAAACGTGCATTTCTCATATGgatgtcaattattttatttggaaatTCTATTACTCTCTTGAGCGGGCTTGGTACTGTCATAGTTATTGCAGGagttgttatatataataaagtaaaacaatatgatattaatcgCCAGTCaaataatgtaagtaatagttattagttgttataaattaaaaattagataatatttttaaactttacgGTAAAACAaccacttattattaatatgcatcacttatgcattatatacattatgacgtgttatttatctttagttaggtataaattaatagaaataattatattgatcaaaatttttaacaaaattcttGCATGTGAttagttattttgatttttgagttgtatgtttgaatttattttaataccattttatttttcaggactttgataaaatactattaaccTCTCCATTCAAAATTCGAACAATTTAgtctaaacaatattttattataacatttctatattatatattttattatattattaagataaatatagcaaaattttttataattagaaatatatttattcatttgttatacttattcctaaaatttattttatccaaaaGTCTATCCTAATCATGTCAAAAACAGGAAACAGCCAATGAAGAATAAGTTGACTATTGTCAAGGAATTAACCTAccttaataaacatattttaaaatgtttaattattatttgttgtatttttaataatcccatttaaaatctaaaaaaagtatttttttaacaattataaatacagtgGATTCTGCCTAATGTAGGCACCGGTTAATTTGGGCATCCGCGTAGTATGGACAAAATGGTTTGGTCCCAacacaaatgtatttaactaatgttaaaaaaaaccatataatatggGCACTTTTTAGTTGATGTgggcaattttaattttatcatagcaTTATAATGGacacattacacataatatgtatataaaaacgaCTAATATATCTATGAGATAGTGTTTATAGAAGGTAATAAAAAGCATAaccatttaaactttaatgtttaattacacTCCTTTCtcctaaaaatagtaattttatttagaatgttatatttagttttataatatttattttcaattgtatgACTCACATGTGCAATATAAcaacttttttgattttataaagttttgtgTTTTTGAACTAATTTCGGTTTTTATGGGCAACCACTTAATATGGGCAAATAGGGCTGGTCTCAACAGGCCCACTTTATgtactttaaaatgttaacttttaataactaataaacctTGGCTTTGAGTTATAtgataactgaaaaaataaaccgtttaaatgtttataaataaatacttttaagaatataattatatggttcaaaaatgtttaattagtaCTTGCAATCAGATTACatctatttttactatatttactcattctacataaaatatagttaatcaaatagaatatactatatagcaaGAAATAAGAAGGTGAGTACGTGGGCACTTGTCATTGAATAGTGGAAgtgttaaatttcaataaataaaataagatacaaTAAATTCTAAGTTGAAACAATCTATCATACTAAatcactaattatattattatatagtatgtttttttgtataatgatttattacattattagtattactctaatttgattatattttatggcaAAACGTTgcatttattacctatactattaatgtagaattattataatatgtatttacactttattacaaaaataatctttaaacttaataatttctttcaaaactaaacaatattgtttttataggcACGCAAATACGCTAGCGTAGGAAAACGAATTCTTTTTCGGTATTAACTACTATTAAAACCAATACTTCTTTATCTTAACTAAgtactaacaataatacaacaaaaacaaaataccaaACTGCGGTACGCACAATTAATAAACAGTACTTATATAGGAAATAAGGTGATCTTCATTCTCCAACTGactaattagatattatttgagTTTACGACCTCCGTAAGATACCACagtaatagaaaatatgtttattttcttttaaaaataatttaaaataaataaaaaggaatATTGCATACATAATCTAAGCTTATCATCTTGTAAAATGTAAGTTTTAAGTACAAACCAGGGTCGTGTCTAGGAGGGGTTCCTCTCCCCCCCTTCCccgtaaaaaaatcatacaatatatattatataaaaacttattcacttaaaataggtacatgttagtaaaaatattgaatcccCCCCACGAAAAAAATTTCTAGGCACGCCTCTGGTACAAACACTCATAgatgaacataaaataaacctatcacagaaaaaacataataataatttgcattggttataagttataacttataagtgttACAATTAATACGTTTTATCCTCAAAAGATaacagttttttatttgtattaattattattttagatactgagcggataaaataatgaatgtataaatttatgtagtttttatttttttgtaaaaacgaAAAGTATTTGAACATTTAGACTTCTTTTGGATTGATGAACAAAAACCAGAATAATTAATCTAACCCCCCTCCCTCCCGCAGACTGgggaattgaaaaaaatgtctattttcGTTAGCTGATGAACTGTATTGTTTTGCCGATAGGGTTTGTATCGAAATTTTATTCAAGATGCCCCCCCTCCGTAAATAAGTTCTGGATCCCCGCCTGTGCAGTGGCATACCCTGCGACCCCCTGGATACACCTAtggttttaagtaaaattaaaaaaataaaatttattttaaactatattaggtactttCACCATGtatctagtatttatttatatattttaatctattttattgttttatttagtttagtcCTTATAGACTACTgtagacaaaaaatattatgaaattagtttttatactatttataaaatataaacgtaatatttattacgataatactattcattattatttataacatctaCTTATATGTgactaaaattactataatactatgcacattatattgttttatttatacttatttacaattatatattgtaatataatatatcgttttagATTcagaacggagtgatgaatgtatagATTCTACAATGATGTGAGtttattatgtgtgtacactcaatataggtaactagtcgaaataatgcttcattttaaaatgctgGTTTCTGGGTGAAAATTGAATTTCCTTGATGAGGAAAAAGTAGAGGTTAAAAGTAAGAAGTTtcagtaattttcaaaaaaatagggATAAACCACAAAAAAGTGACAGAAAAACgtgaatttttacgcaaaaccagttttcgacaaaatcgatttttttacataagtagttgtaactcaaaaacgaatcgatgtaaatacttgaaatttttaccaaatttttatattagcattatctataaaaagttaaattttcaaaattttctggatttttttgctatttataCACAACTgaagttttagatttttttaagtattttttttttttttgaaatgtcaatacaatatttttgttagttttccataagatgaaaatttaatacaaggatttttatattaattttattattattgcagttaataaaaatcaaaaatcatttcacagtttttttatacacgtTAGGATTTTTAGGAAGTATGTCAAAATCccgaaaatttgtaattaattttgtaattgaaaattcataaaaaaatgttgaaggtatttatattatttatatttatattcaaggttaaaaaaattaacaataagttttccttctaataactatagagaaaactctaTGCctcattttaagaaaattgttatgagcgtctgaattttaaatttttacgaaatcgcggaacgataacgatttatccatGACTAAATAGattctatttttatctatttagtcatagatttatcctcaaacgattttaaatatttgttataattcaaaaattattcgtcgtagatacttgaaactttcgctatagttatttaaatttgcaatTTCTGTACATGGTTTAATTTTGGGGTATTCAGGTGTTgtgtcattaaaacataaaccccCCTTTTCACCCtgtgaaaatatattctagGCTAACAAATCGTGTTTGTTCATAATCacaatcgtttttcgtatacaatgatacttaccattcaattttttttacacattcaCTGTAGTGACCTACTCTATATCCGGGGTCCACTCGATACCTACTGTACGGGCGTACGGCAGAGCGTTATACCCACTTGattttccttttttaaaattaatataatagatattataataaaatttgaatttcgaaTGTTTTGATAAGTGCAGTAgtgataggtatattttatcaatatttatcttCGTATCCCTAGCCTTTAGGTCCCAAAGATATTTGTCCCAGTCCATTTCGATTaggaaacttaaaatatttaagtttaggtAACTATATGCGtctagatatatatattatatatctatgttatactaaacatttttatacttataatttttactcaacattttctattgataaaaaatgataacgataaaaaatacaaattgttttttaataacatacaattatgttaaaaaaaaatattttcaaaaacgttaatagtGAAGAAATAATGAGTATTTTACATACATCAACGACTTTTGGTactgtatatattacacaaaaaatgtttgtaaattataatttttaatcattaactaATTGGCTAGTAAAACTAGAACTTGGATTTAGAAAACATATGTTTTATCTgttaaaaacctaaaataaacaatattttcgttGATGGCACAACACAACAGtaacaacatttatattatattatttaaagaatgtacctattgaaatatatttctatatttttgacttaaatacttcaatatttgttaGTCATACCTTTTCTGTATTTCtgactaattaatttttgtatttgtgcAGCAGCCGTCAACAATTGATTTGAGATAAAGCcagttagatattttaaaaagatctTAAATCCTTttaatacgatatattattttaagattcatCGATCCGGCCGATTGGGGTCCGGAGCTCCAACCATAGTCCAACGCCACTGGCCAAGTGGCAACTGCCACTGGGACTTGGAAGTACTGGCCACTGGGACACTGGGTCCAGAAGGCTATCACTTATCAGTCGTTTTTGAAGTTCCACAAATATAGCAGTTTTCAGTGGTTCTCAgccatattattacatgttcGGCGTGGGCATCGGGAAATAATCGAAGTGAGAAGAAACAAtcgggtaaatattatatagtagtatttaatgagttttttttatttttgaccatCATTCatcatcaatacattttagacgaaacatttctaatttttgatTCGACGACAATTGCGGTAAAAacgataaattttatatacccATTTTCGAACTTGaaaacatcaaatttaatCGAGTTTGTCGATAGTTACCATTTACCCCCGCGATCCACTATAGACCACATAGGTTGGCCGGTCTGGTGGCAGCGATTTTCCCCCGTTCACATGACAAACAAGCTTGCAGTGGCCAGTGACTGCATCGTgcgtattgttaaaaatttcgtATGCAATATGGCTGTGTAAAACGTCAAATCTTATAACccattttatatcaattttttttattaaaaatacgaattgtttcttttttattattaccaacgTTTTGTGTTATCGTATATAAGTGTTAGTGTTAGttgtcatatttttcaaagttgttaatttttaccgcaattttgtatattttatatacataatttgtgCCCAACCCAATTTGGCACTGGCTGCCAaccgtatatatacattttttgattttttatccaTCCTGATCGCGTCCCGTGCGCTTCGTGTATATTTGTGATGACTATTTTCCGATCGGTTCGTCCATCGACGAATCACGACTGATACGATATGTTGTCCAGATTAATATCGTCAACTACCGGAATACCGAGGTTCGGCGTTAACGTAGCACCGCATAAACGATCACAGTGAGCATGAACAATCGAGGCCAAAACCAGAGCCATCCAAGAAAATTCGAAGGGATGTATCCAAGTTAGTAATGTTAAAATTCGACAGTTAATTTTCCAATTTCCTCaacctataatataacgcTTAGTAATTTATTGAGTTCGAATTAAATTctagatattatgtatgaaaagAAGTTATATAAGTAGTACCCAACTTTAATGTTATCACAGTACTAATTTTCCCCATTAACAAATATGTTCATCTGGATTCACTTCCGAAATCTTTCAAGTGTTTGATTGTGAAAACATTGATTTATTGATGAATAGATTTACTCACCACGTAATATTAGTTGGTACAGATTACAGATTAAAGTGCAAAGTAGTACAGATTAAACTCCAGTAAattgattacattt
The DNA window shown above is from Aphis gossypii isolate Hap1 chromosome 2, ASM2018417v2, whole genome shotgun sequence and carries:
- the LOC114128226 gene encoding solute carrier family 35 member E2A-like, with translation MTQLPKSVNVTEKRMEDGLHSFRAIAFLVLWYFFSGCTLFLNKYILSYLNGDPTILGASQMIMTTVCGFVQLYLPCGMYKQPIHRSKRPPNFYIHMCLVGCTRFITVLLGLISLNYVAVSFTETIKSSAPIFTVFISKLLLGEQTSILVSLSLVPIMVGLALCSSNEISFNLPGFIAALATNFTECLQNVYSKMLISGDKFKYTPAELQYYTSLASIIIQIPVSLVLVDIKYAVSNTSLYLLLMFILNGVFFHFQSITAYVLMDYISPVTYSVANTVKRAFLIWMSIILFGNSITLLSGLGTVIVIAGVVIYNKVKQYDINRQSNNDFDKILLTSPFKIRTI